gagtcgcttagccaggctgtatgtgggtgtgggtatctggctgatgattggccgcagtgggtttccaggcttatgggtcttgacatttccataggcaTACCCAGGATTGCATTCCCCAACaacttttggcaggtggagtccggatttcttggcgttcacagtttcgatcaatctgtttatcttcgttttcagttcggctgtagtgtccttcgttaccctttggaatttagtttggtcagagagtatgagattcatttttgccagatattcgtctttttaaaGAATGAcaaatattggcgacttgtcacctctcctgacaactatctccttgttctcacgaaggctcttagctgctgctttgagctcgggggacagtatggtgcttctgtagttaccttgaacctttcctccttctgcaataagttctacttgcaaggtgtcttaagtggtaaccttcttttgcttctcgaggtcgaatatatcGTCCAATAGAACGATATTGATAGGTCGTACTGTACTATAGGGTCGAACCATATTACATGTCATACTGTACTGTATGGTCGTACTGTACTGGCAGTACGACGTGAACTACTTGTGGTAGGACAACTACAGGACCCGGGACTACCATCACGGGAACGACCACTACTGACACACTGACGGCGGCCACACACGACTGGTGGAGCCATTCAGGCGGGCAGGTCGTTAACTCGGTCGTCACTCTCGTTATTGACTCTCTCAATGCTTTAAGCCACTCGTGTGGATGGGTATATATTTCCTAACTTAATATTCCATAACAAAACCATTCTTTTGTTTTTCGAAAAGATTTCTTGGTTTGTATTTTTTTATAATTAAATTTGAATTTTTAATTATTTCTTGAAAAGGTAATCTTTGGAAAATGTGATAATTGAAACATTGGAGTAAGAGGGATGTGGTGAGGCActttgtgggagggagggagggagggagggagagaggatgggagggtgagagagggagggagggagggaaagaggatgggagggtgagagagggaaagATAGAGACGGTGAATGGAACGAAAGGGAGGCATGTGGGAGAGTATAGAGGGAGGCATGTGGGAGAGTATAGAGGGAGGCATGTGGGAGAGTATAGAGGGAGGCATGTGGGAGAGTATAGAGGGAGGCATGTGGGAGAGTATAGAGGGAGGCATGTGGGAGAGTATAGAGGGAGGCATGTGGGAGAGTATAGAGGGAGGCATGTGGGAGAGTATAGAGGGAGGCATGTGGGAGAGTATAGAGGGAGGCATGTGGGAGAGTATAGAGGGAGGCATGTGGGAGAGTATAGAGGGAGGCATGTGGGAGAGTATAGAGGGAGGCATGTGGGAGAGTATAGATGGAGGCATGTGGGAGAGTATAGAGGGAGGCATGTGGGAGAGTATAGATGGAGGCATGTGGGAGAGTATAGAGGGAGGCATGTGGGAGAGTATAGATGGAGGCATGTGGGAGAGTATAGATGGAGGCATGTGGGAGAGTATAGAGGGAGGCATGTGGGAGAGTATAGATGGAGGCATGTGATGGAGACATTGCTGAGGCGAGGTAGGGATAGAAAGGGAAGGAACAGCAGTAAGGGAGAGAAGGATTAAAGTGCCGATGGATAGGAGAGGTGAGAGGTAGAGTAAgggagtgagaggtgagagaagtgagaggtgagggaaggagtgagggaagAGAGTCCCTaacgagggagaggggaggggggggggaggggtgtgaatGCAATTAATTCATTCACACCACAGAGTAAACTATTGTTGACCTCTCCCCTGAGGTGCTACtctcccctccccttcactctccctcactctccctcactctccctcactctccctcactctccctcactctccttcactctccctcactctccctcactctccctcactctccctcactccccctcactcccctgcaatcccccctcactctccttcactctctctcactccccctcactcccctgcaatccccctcactctcctgcaatccccctcactctccctcactctccctcactctccctcactctccctcactctccctcaccctccctcatcctccctcaccctccctcaccctccctcaccctacctCACCCTTCctcactccccctcactctcactcactctccctagagtgtgaggagtggcagtactCCAGCCAGGCCACTCCTCTCACACAGTATACCAGCCAGGCCcgtacactgtccctcacccccttcactgtccctcactccctacactgtccctcacccctacactgtccctcaccccctacactatccctcaccccctacactgtccctcacccctacactgtcccccaccccctacactgtccctcacccactacactgtccctcacccctacactgtccctcacccctacactgtccctcacccccaacactgtccctcacccactacactgtccctcaccccctacactgtccctcaccccctacactgtccctcacccctacactgtccctaacccctacactgtccctcacccacaacactgtccctcaccccctacactgcccctcacccctacactgtccctcacccctacactgtccctcaccccctacactgtccctcaccccctacactgtccctcaccccttacactgtccctcacccgtacactgtccctcaccccctacactgtccctcaccccctacactgtccctcaccccctacactgtccctcactcctacactgtccctcaccccctacactgtccctcaccccctacactgtccctcaccccctacactgtccctcaccccctacactgtccctcacccctacactgtccctcaccccctacactgtccctcaccccctacactgtccctcacccctacactgtccctcaccccctacactgtccctcaccccctacactgtccctcacccctacactgtccctcaccccctacactgtccctcaaCCCCCTACACTGCCCCTCaccccctacactgtccctcacccctacactgtccctcaccccctacactgtccctcaaCCCCCTACACTGCCCCTCAtccctacactgtccctcacccactacactgtccctcacataCTACACTGTCCCTCAagcctacactgtccctcaccttTACACTGTCCCTCACCTCTACACTGTCTTTCACCcttacactgtccctcacccctacactgtccctcacccactacactgtccctcacccgctacactgtccctcacccctacactgtccctcatCCCTAAactgtccctcacccctacactgtccctcacccctacactgtccctcacccttacactgtccctcacccctacactgtccttcacccactacactgtccctcacccacttcactgtccctcacccctacactgtccctcacccactACAGTATCCCTCACccactacactgtccctcacccactacactgtccctcacctttacactgtccctcaccctaCACTGCCAATCAacccctacactgtccctcaccccctacactgtccctcaccccctacactgTCCTTCACCCctgcactctccctcaccccctacactgtccctcatcccctacactgtccctcatcccctacactgtccctcgcccttacactctccctcaccctacaCTGATAATCACCCCCTACACTGCCCCTCACCCGCTGCACTGTCCCTCACtccctacactgtccctcacccctacactgtccctcacccctacactgtccctcatcccctacactgtccctcatcccctacactctccctcaccccctacactctccctcatccactacactgtccctcaccccctacactgtccctcaccccctacactgtccctcacccctacactgtccctcacccctaaactgtccctcacccctacactgtccctcaccccctacactgtccctccccctacactgtccctcacccttacactgtccctcacccactacactatccctcacccactacactgtccctcacccctacactgtccctcacccactacactgtccctcacccactacactgtccctcacccactACACAGTCCCTCACCtttacactgtccctcacccctacaaTGCCAAtcacccctacactgtcccttaccccctacactgtctctcaccccctacactgtccctcacccttacactgtccctcacccagTACATTGTCCCTCACCGCCTACACTGTCCCTCAACccctacactgtcctcaccccctacactgtctctcacccctacactgtccctcacccctacactgtccctAACCAATACACTGTCCCTtacccctacactgtccctcacccctacattgtccctcaccccctacactgtccctcaccccctacactgtccctcaccctctacactgcccctcacccctacactgtccctcacccctagactgtccctcaccccctacactgtccctcacccctacactgccCCTCATccccctacactgtccctcacccctacactgcccctcacccctacactgtccttcacccctacactgtccctcaccccctacactgtccctcaccccctacactgtccctcacccctacactgtccttcacccctacactgtccctcacccctacactgtccctcacccctacactgtccctcacccctacacaatccctcacccctacactgtccctcaccccctacactgtccctcacccctacactgtccctcacccctacactgtccctcaccccctacactgtccctcacccctacactgtccttcacccctacactgtccctcacccctacactgtccctcacccctacactgtccctcacccactacactgtccctcacccactacactgtctctcacccccctacactgtccctcacccctacactgtcccacacccctacactgtccctcacccactacactgtccctcaccccctaGACTGTCCCTCATCCACTACACTGTCTCTCaccccctacactgtccctcacccctacactgtccctcacccactacactgtccctcactcactacactgtctctcacccactacactgtccctcacccctacactgtccctaacccctacactgtccctcacccctacactgtccctcaccccctacattgtccctcaccccctacactgtccctcaccccctacactgtccctcaccctctacactgcccctcacccctacactgtccctcatCCCTAGactgtccctcacccctacactgtccctcacccctacactgtccctcacccctacactgtccctcacccctacactgtccctcacccactacactgtccctcacccactacactgtctctcacccccctacactgtccctcacccctacactgtccctcaccccctacactgtccctcacccactacactgtccctcacccactacactgtccctcacccttACACTGTCCCTCATCCCTCTACACtgcccctcacccctacactgtccctcaccccctacactctccctcacccctacactctccctcacccgctacactgtccctcaccccctacactgtccctcacccagtacactgtccctcacccctacacggtccctcaccccctacactctccctcacccctacactgtccctcaccccctacactctccctcacccctacactctccctcacccgctacactgtccctcacaccctacactgtccctcaccccctacactctccctcacccactacactgtctctcaccccctacactgtccctcacccttacactgtccctcaccccctaCATTGTCCCTCACtccctacactgtccctcaccccctacactgtccctcaccccctagactgtctctcacccctacactgtccctcacccctacactgtccctaacccctacactgtccctcacccctacactgtccctcaccccctacattgtccctcaccccctacactgtccctcaccccctacactgtccctcaccctctacactgcccctcacccctacactgtccctcacccctagactgtccctcaccccctacactgtccctcacccctacactgtccctcaccccctacactgtccctcaccccctacacagtccctcacctctacactgcccctcacccctacactgtccctcaccccctacactctccctcaccctacactgtccctcaccccttCACTGTCCCTCATCCCCATACACtgcccctcacccctacactgtccttcacccctacactgtccctcaccccctacaatctccctcacccctacactgtccctcacccctacactgtccctcacccctacacaatccctcacccctacactgtccctcacccctacactgtccctcacccctacactgtccctcacccactacactgtccctcacccactacactgtctctcacccccctacactgtccctcacccctacactgtccctcaccccctacactgtccctcatccactacactgtccctcacccactacactgtccctcacccttACACTGTCCCTCATCCCCCTACAAtgcccctcacccctacactgtccctcacccctacactgtccctcacccctacactctccctcacccctacactctccctcacccgctacactgtccctcaccccctacactgtccctcaccccctacactctccctcacccactacactgtctctcaccccctacactgtccttcacccctacactgtccctcacccactACGCTGTCCCTCACTCACTACACTGTCTCTCACCCCCCTACACtgcccctcacccctacactgtccctcaccccatacactgtccctcacctctacactgtccctcacccctacactgtccctcacccctacactgtccctcacccctacactgtccctcaccccatacactgtccctcacccctacactgtccctcacccctacactgtccctcacccctacactgtccctcaccccatacactgtccctcacccctacactgtccctcacccctacactgtcccACACCCcatacactgtccctcacccctacactgtccctcaccccctacactgtccctcatccctacactgtccctcaccccctacactgtccctcaccccatacactgtccctcacccctacactgtccctcacccctacactgtccctcacccctacactgtccctcacccctacacaatccctcacccctacactgtccctcacccctacactgtccctcacccctacactgtccctcacccactacactgtccctcacccactacactgtctctcaccaccctacactgtccctcacccctacactgtccctcaccccctacactgtccctcatccactacactgtccctcacccactacactgtccctcacccttACACTGTCCCTCATCCCCCTACACtgcccctcacccctacactgtccctcacccctacactgtccctcacccctacactctccctcacccctacactctccctcacccgctacactgtccctcaccccctacactgtccctcaccccctacactctccctcacccactacactgtctctcaccccctacactgtccttcacccctacactgtccctcaccgaCTACGCTGTCCCTCACTCACTACACTGTCTCTCACCCACTACACtgcccctcacccctacactgtccctcaccccatacactgtccctcacccctacactgtccctcacccctacactgtccctcacccctacactgtccctcacccctacactgtccctcaccccatacactgtccctcacccctacactgtccctcacccctacactgtccctcacccctacactgtccctcaccccatacactgtccctcacccctacactgtccctcacccctacactgtcccACACCCcatacactgtccctcacccctacactgtccctcaccccctacactgtccctcatccctacactgtccctcacccctacactgtccctcaccccatACACTGTCCCTtacccctacactgtccctcacccctacacagtccctcaccccccacattgtccctcacccctacactgtccctcacccctacactgtccctcacccctacacggtccctcacccactacactgtccgtcacccactacactgtctctcacccctcaacactgtccctcacccactacactgtcccacaccccctacactgtccctcaccccccacactgtccctcacccctacactgtccctcacccctacactgtccctcacccactacactgtccctcaccccggTCGGCCGgtcggccggtcggccgagcggacagcacgctggatttgtgatcctgtggtcctgggttcgatcccaggcgccggcgagaaacaatgggcagagtttctttcaccctatgcccctgttacctagcagtaaaataagtacctgggtgttagtcagctgtcacgggctgcttcctgggggtggaggcctggtcgaggaccaggccgcggggacactaaagccccgaaatcttctcaagataacctcaagataacccctacactgtccctcatccccctacactgtccctcacccactacactgtccttcacccactacactgtccctcaccccatACACTGTCCGTCATCCCCCTACACtgcccctcacccctacactgttcctcacccctacactgtccctcacccctacactgtccctcacccactacactgtccctcacccactACACTGTCTCTTACCCCcttacactgtccctcacccactacactgtccctcaccccctacactgTCTCTCGCCCACTAGTCTGTCCTTCACccactacactgtccctcacccttACACTGTCCTTCATCCCCCTACACtgcccctcacccctacactgttcctcacccctacactgtccctcaccccctacactctccctcacccctacactctccctcacccgctacactgtccctcaccacctacactgtccctcaccctctacactgtccctcacccactacactgtctctcaccccctacactgtccctcacacctacactgtccctcactcactacactgtctctcacccactacactgtccctcacccctacactgtccttcacccctacactgtcccttacccctacactgtccctcctcccctacactgtccctcacccactacactgtccctcacccttACACTGTCCCTCATccccctacactgtccctcacccactacactgtccttcacccactacactgtccctcaccccatACACTGTCCGTCATCCCCCTACACtgcccctcacccctacactgttcctcacccctacactgtccctcacccactacactgtccctcaccccggTCGGCCGGTCGGCCGgtcggccggtcggccgagcggacagcacgctggatttgtgatcctgtggtcctgggttcgatcccaggcgccggcgagaaacaatgggcagagtttctttcaccctatgcccctgttacctagcagtaaaataagtacctgggtgttagtcagctgtcacgggctgcttcctgggggtggaggcctggtcgaggaccgggccgcggggacactaaagccccgaaatcttcttaagataacctcaagataacccctacactgtccctcatccccctacactgtccctcacccactacactgtccttcacccactacactgtccctcaccccatACACTGTCCGTCATCCCCCTACACtgcccctcacccctacactgttcctcacccctacactgtccctcacccctacactgtccctcacccactacactgtccctcacccacAACACTGTCTCTTACCCCcttacactgtccctcacccactacactgtccctcaccccctacactgTCTCTCGCCCACTAGTCTGTCCTTCACccactacactgtccctcacccttACACTGTCCTTCATCCCCCTACACtgcccctcacccctacactgttcctcacccctacactgtccctcaccccctacactctccctcacccctacactctccctcacccgctacactgtccctcaccacctacactgtccctcactcactacactgtctctcacccactacactgtccctcacccctacactgtccttcacccctacactgtccctcaccccctacactctccctcacccattacactgtctctcaccccctacactgtccttcacccctacactgtccctcacccactACGCTGTCCCTCACTCACTACACTGTCTCTCACCCACTACACtgcccctcacccctacactgtccctcaccccatatactgtccctcacccctacactgtccctcacccctacactgtccctcacccctacactgtccctcacccctacactgtccctcaccccatacactgtccctcacccctacactgtccctcacccctacactgtccctcacccctacactgtccctcaccccatacactgtccctcacccctacactgtccctcacccctacactgtcccACACCCcatacactgtccctcacccctacactgtccctcaccccctacactgtccctcatccctacactgtccctcacccctacactgtccctcaccccatacactgtccctcacccctacactgtccctcacccctacacagtccctcaccccccacactgtccctcacccctacactgtccctcacccctacactgtccctcacccctacacggtccctcacccactacactgtccgtcacccactacactgtctctcacccctcaacactgtccctcacccactacactgtcccacaccccctacactgtccctcacccccacactgtccctcacccctacacagtccctcacccctacactgtccctcacccactacactgtccctcaccccggTCGGCCGgtcggccggtcggccgagcggacagcacgctggatttgtgatcctgtggtcctgggttcgatcccaggcgccggcgagaaacaatgggcagagtttctttcaccctatgcccctgttacctagcagtaaaataagtacctgggtgttagtcagctgtcacgggctgcttcctgggggtggaggcctggtcgaggaccgggccgcggggacactaaagccccgaaatcttctcaagataacctcaagataacccctacactgtccctcatccccctacactgtccctcacccactacactgtccttcacccactacactgtccctcaccccatACACTGTCCGTCATCCCCCTACACtgcccctcacccctacactgttcctcacccctacactgtccctcacccctacactgtccctcacccctacactgtccctcacccactacactgtccctcacccactACACTGTCTCTTACCCCcttacactgtccctcacccactacaatgtccctcaccccctacactgTCTCTCGCCCACTAGTCTGTCCTTCACccactacactgtccctcacccttACACTGTCCTTCATCCCCCTACACtgcccctcacccctacactgttcctcacccctacactgtccctcaccccctacactctccctcacccctacactctccctcacccgctacactgtccctcaccacctacactgtccctcaccctctacactgtccctcacccactacactgtctctcaccccctacactgtccctcacacctacactgtccctcactcactacactgtctctcacccactacactgtccctcacccctacactgtccttcacccctacactgtcccttacccctacactgtccctcctcccctacactgtccctcacccactacactgtccctcacccttACACTGTCCCTCATccccctacactgtccctcacccactacactgtccttcacccactacactgtccctcaccccatACACTGTCCGTCATCCCCCTACACtgcccctcacccctacactgttcctcacccctacactgtccctcacccactacactgtccctcaccccggTCGGCCGgt
This genomic window from Procambarus clarkii isolate CNS0578487 chromosome 26, FALCON_Pclarkii_2.0, whole genome shotgun sequence contains:
- the LOC138368938 gene encoding uncharacterized protein, with product MWESIEGGMWESIEGGMWESIEGGMWESIEGGMWESIEGGMWESIEGGMWESIEGGMWESIEGGMWESIEGGMWESIEGGMWESIEGGMWESIEGGMWESIDGGMWESIEGGMWESIDGGMWESIEGGMWESIDGGMWESIDGGMWESIEGGMWESIDGGM